A DNA window from Chitinibacter fontanus contains the following coding sequences:
- a CDS encoding di-heme oxidoreductase family protein gives MHSKLALAAIVLAGSVLAYEGQALLAQYAPSEELPGGEVGTTDDHGKNAFSLPYPGLSDQQKTDFVVGNSFFKKAWVEAPSSTKARDGLGPHFVAQSCGACHTLDGRGAPPDFSNGIQQEQPMALLIRLSIPGQKPDPVYGGQLNNRAIPHVKPEGQVQIKYETITSQFADGTKYELLKPHYRISDLAYGPMHKDIMLSPRIAPQMIGLGLLEAIPEAKILANAAKQKADNKGINGEPNYVYDAFAKKELIGRFGWKANVASIGHQSAGAFLGDIGITSSINPHEDCMPAQTDCKKAPSGGKPEIDDKTLKQVILYSQTLAVPTRRDADSPAVLHGKQIFKDANCVSCHTPSYKTGEFKAIPQLANQTIYPYTDLLLHDMGESLADGRPDGRANGRQWKTPPLWGLGLVHTVNGHTRFLHDGRARNLMEAVLWHGGEAEASKQYVLKLTAQDRENLLTFLNSL, from the coding sequence ATGCACAGCAAACTTGCCCTAGCGGCTATCGTATTGGCAGGGTCAGTCTTGGCCTATGAAGGCCAAGCCTTATTGGCGCAGTATGCGCCAAGCGAAGAGCTGCCCGGCGGCGAGGTCGGCACCACCGACGATCACGGCAAAAACGCCTTTTCGCTACCCTACCCGGGCCTCAGCGATCAGCAAAAAACCGATTTTGTGGTTGGTAATTCCTTCTTTAAAAAAGCTTGGGTGGAAGCGCCGTCGTCCACCAAGGCGCGCGATGGCCTCGGCCCGCACTTTGTAGCGCAATCTTGCGGCGCCTGCCACACGCTCGATGGTCGCGGCGCACCGCCCGACTTTAGCAATGGCATCCAGCAAGAGCAGCCAATGGCCTTGCTGATTCGTCTGTCGATTCCCGGCCAGAAGCCCGATCCGGTGTATGGCGGCCAACTGAATAACCGTGCTATTCCGCACGTCAAACCCGAAGGCCAAGTGCAAATCAAATACGAAACGATCACTAGCCAGTTTGCCGATGGCACCAAGTACGAATTGCTCAAGCCACACTACCGTATCAGTGATTTGGCTTATGGACCAATGCATAAAGACATTATGCTCTCCCCCCGTATTGCCCCACAAATGATTGGGCTTGGGCTGCTAGAGGCCATACCCGAGGCCAAGATCCTCGCCAACGCCGCCAAGCAAAAGGCGGACAATAAAGGCATCAATGGCGAGCCCAACTACGTGTACGACGCCTTTGCCAAAAAAGAGCTGATTGGCCGCTTTGGCTGGAAAGCCAATGTCGCCTCGATTGGCCACCAAAGCGCCGGTGCGTTCTTGGGCGATATCGGCATTACCTCAAGCATTAATCCGCACGAAGACTGCATGCCAGCGCAAACCGATTGCAAAAAAGCCCCTAGCGGCGGTAAGCCGGAGATCGACGACAAAACGCTAAAACAAGTGATTTTGTATTCGCAAACGCTGGCTGTCCCGACGCGCCGCGACGCCGACAGCCCCGCCGTGCTGCACGGCAAGCAGATTTTTAAAGACGCCAATTGCGTCAGCTGCCATACGCCGAGCTACAAAACTGGCGAATTCAAAGCCATCCCACAGCTGGCGAACCAGACTATTTATCCGTACACCGACTTGCTGCTGCACGATATGGGAGAGAGTTTGGCCGATGGTCGACCCGATGGCCGCGCCAATGGTCGCCAATGGAAAACCCCACCACTGTGGGGCTTGGGGCTGGTGCATACCGTCAACGGTCACACACGTTTCTTGCATGATGGCCGCGCGCGTAACCTCATGGAAGCAGTACTCTGGCATGGCGGCGAAGCCGAGGCCAGCAAGCAATATGTACTAAAACTCACGGCGCAGGATAGAGAAAACCTGCTGACGTTCCTCAATTCTTTATAA
- a CDS encoding imelysin family protein encodes MSPLIRQATFLIGALVSLASAYSLAAEMPDSNGPVPTPAWAQAWLDEGYLPRQQALGQAADQLVTSSAALCEQADANKLKAVRAAWLATSTAWRALDGAPAGPMVLARLGRKIDFRPVRVAELEAAIQGGPSNVATQGLAAMEYLLWGDAPNSPILNQLKNPVRCGYLATTSKSIAVEIHTLDDGWRIYREQLGADNPFFRQNMFSEHVNLMIASLTGLSKRMPAAETVNAEQFAEWRSNSAKAQLLAQLGGFERAMRGVNRQLAESGHSKLAQAMQADLGEAQAQCSKLPDTLEKAPAKARLSCNKALLQLKKRLQDEIAEKLDLSLGFTEGDGD; translated from the coding sequence ATGTCACCGCTCATACGTCAAGCCACTTTCCTGATTGGCGCCCTAGTTAGTCTTGCTAGTGCGTACAGCCTCGCTGCAGAGATGCCCGATAGCAATGGCCCTGTACCCACACCCGCATGGGCGCAAGCCTGGCTAGATGAAGGCTATTTACCGCGACAACAAGCACTAGGCCAAGCCGCCGATCAACTCGTCACCAGCAGTGCGGCACTGTGCGAACAAGCCGATGCCAATAAACTTAAAGCAGTGCGTGCGGCATGGCTGGCCACCAGCACAGCATGGCGCGCACTGGACGGGGCCCCCGCAGGCCCCATGGTGCTCGCCCGCTTAGGCCGCAAAATTGATTTTCGTCCCGTCCGGGTCGCGGAGCTGGAAGCCGCCATTCAGGGTGGTCCAAGCAATGTTGCCACCCAAGGCTTGGCGGCAATGGAATATTTGCTGTGGGGCGATGCCCCTAACAGCCCGATTCTGAACCAGCTAAAAAACCCTGTCCGCTGTGGGTATCTAGCAACAACCAGCAAATCAATTGCTGTTGAGATACATACCCTCGATGATGGCTGGCGAATTTATCGCGAACAACTTGGCGCAGACAACCCCTTCTTTCGGCAAAATATGTTTTCCGAGCACGTGAATCTGATGATCGCCAGCCTGACGGGGCTGAGCAAACGGATGCCCGCTGCAGAAACCGTAAACGCCGAACAATTTGCCGAATGGCGCAGCAATAGTGCCAAAGCGCAATTGCTGGCCCAGCTTGGCGGATTTGAGCGAGCTATGCGCGGCGTTAATCGGCAGCTAGCTGAATCGGGGCACAGCAAGCTCGCCCAAGCCATGCAGGCCGACTTAGGTGAGGCGCAAGCGCAATGCAGTAAGCTGCCAGATACCCTCGAAAAAGCCCCAGCGAAAGCTCGCCTCAGCTGCAATAAAGCCCTGTTGCAACTCAAAAAACGCCTACAGGATGAAATTGCAGAAAAACTCGATTTAAGCCTCGGCTTTACCGAGGGTGATGGAGACTAA
- a CDS encoding DUF1513 domain-containing protein, with translation MLTRRDFLRSSLQISALSLASTHVCAGEQPPVLLSASWDDEQSSFGALGSNIVGLPSRGHGILPLPAGEAIVLSRRLGQWLARINWQRGELIQLQQAAFDRHFFGHGLLSTDRSTLLTTENNDENSTGLIGVYETATLKRLAEIPSGGIGPHELLWLVPNRILAVANGGILTLPETGRTKLNRGSMNPSIALIEWPSGKLLDQFTIADKALSLRHLALASDGTLGIALQAEYPLVQQHRNAPLLALLRPQAAQLELAPQAPDLMGYGASIAAVGNEFLISAMRGNQLARWSSDGSPLPALAIPRPAGIASQGQQAWISSETGGIYRYNTQSHNLIELAGYTQRKWDNHLVLAA, from the coding sequence ATGCTAACTCGGCGTGACTTTCTGCGTAGTTCGCTACAAATCAGCGCATTATCACTGGCATCCACCCACGTATGCGCAGGAGAACAACCGCCTGTCTTATTGAGTGCCAGCTGGGATGACGAGCAATCAAGCTTTGGGGCACTCGGCAGCAATATCGTCGGCTTACCGAGTCGTGGGCATGGTATTTTGCCGCTCCCTGCTGGGGAGGCTATCGTCCTGAGTCGGCGCTTAGGCCAATGGCTGGCCCGCATTAATTGGCAGCGTGGTGAGCTGATTCAATTGCAGCAAGCTGCGTTTGATCGGCATTTCTTTGGCCATGGTCTGCTCAGTACAGATCGGTCAACCTTATTGACCACTGAAAATAACGACGAAAATAGCACAGGGCTGATTGGCGTTTACGAAACGGCAACGCTAAAGCGGCTCGCTGAGATCCCCTCTGGGGGTATTGGCCCGCATGAGCTGCTGTGGTTAGTGCCTAACAGGATACTTGCCGTAGCGAATGGCGGTATTCTGACCTTACCGGAAACCGGCCGTACCAAACTGAATCGCGGCAGTATGAATCCCAGCATTGCACTGATCGAATGGCCATCAGGCAAGTTACTTGACCAATTTACCATTGCAGACAAAGCTCTGAGCCTGCGGCATTTGGCGCTGGCCAGCGATGGCACACTAGGCATTGCACTGCAGGCTGAATACCCTCTAGTCCAGCAACACCGGAACGCGCCCTTACTCGCTTTATTACGCCCGCAAGCTGCTCAGTTGGAGCTGGCACCACAAGCACCCGATTTAATGGGCTATGGTGCCAGCATCGCCGCGGTGGGCAATGAATTTCTTATCAGCGCCATGCGTGGCAATCAATTAGCCCGCTGGAGCAGCGATGGCAGCCCTCTTCCCGCCCTAGCAATCCCGCGTCCCGCTGGCATTGCAAGCCAAGGCCAACAAGCGTGGATCAGCAGCGAGACAGGCGGAATCTACCGGTATAACACCCAAAGCCATAATTTAATTGAGCTAGCAGGCTATACCCAACGTAAATGGGATAATCACCTAGTTCTCGCCGCTTAA
- a CDS encoding metallophosphoesterase family protein, with protein sequence MIFFCGDTHGRFEHVIRAVQQHRPDAIVLLGDIQAPKPLDEVLAEILDMTEVWYIHGNHDTDTFYDYTHLFESKLADRNLHGRVVEIAGKRVAGLGGIFRGQIWMPPAHPNYPSQAHYLAHCGQSNYWRGGLPRKHRSTIFYTDYQALALESADILVTHEAPSCHPYGFHALDQLGHKLGVQRAFHGHQHDCLDYRPHDLRLGFQAYGVTLRGITDENGNIIDAGILPE encoded by the coding sequence ATGATTTTTTTCTGTGGCGACACGCATGGCCGGTTTGAGCATGTGATCCGCGCGGTGCAGCAGCACCGGCCGGACGCCATCGTTTTGCTCGGCGATATTCAGGCACCCAAGCCGCTGGATGAAGTCTTGGCGGAAATTCTGGATATGACCGAGGTATGGTATATCCATGGAAATCACGATACCGATACCTTCTATGACTATACCCACCTGTTTGAATCAAAATTAGCTGATCGTAACCTGCATGGTCGCGTCGTGGAAATTGCCGGTAAACGCGTTGCTGGGCTAGGTGGGATTTTCCGTGGCCAGATCTGGATGCCACCTGCGCACCCCAATTACCCTAGTCAGGCGCATTATCTGGCACATTGCGGGCAAAGCAATTACTGGCGTGGTGGCTTGCCGCGCAAACATCGTAGTACGATTTTCTACACTGATTACCAAGCATTAGCGCTGGAAAGCGCCGATATTCTGGTGACGCACGAAGCGCCAAGCTGCCATCCGTATGGTTTTCATGCGCTCGATCAATTGGGGCATAAACTCGGCGTACAGCGCGCTTTTCACGGCCATCAGCATGACTGCCTCGATTATCGCCCGCATGATTTGCGGCTGGGCTTTCAGGCCTACGGTGTAACCCTGCGCGGGATCACCGATGAAAATGGCAATATTATTGACGCAGGTATCTTGCCCGAATAA
- a CDS encoding Hsp70 family protein gives MTQILASACGIDFGTSNSTAGIVTPQGAQLLALEEGKLTLPSAVFFNLEEDTMAYGRAALAEYLEGYEGRLMRSMKSLLGSSLMDAGTEIGGRHLSFKNLIGHLIGEVKTRAEQSAGRSFDSVVLGRPVHFVDDDKAADDQAEATLAEIARGLGFKEVSFQFEPIAAAHDYEQRIEKEELVLIVDIGGGTSDFSLVRLSPERRGMADRSADLLASGGVHIGGTDFDKRLSLSGVMPELGMGTLLTNNAEFPNSVFFQLATWHTINFAYTRKMWRTFQDISPEVVDKVRFERLLNVIRQQAGHHLAMRVEEAKIGLSNQLSVALDLVEAEKGLMANISRDTFENAIAQETRRVCASALATLAQAGVAPDAVDTLFFTGGSSAVPALRSALSAAFPVARAVEGDHFGSVGCGLAVVAQQRYG, from the coding sequence ATGACTCAAATCCTCGCGTCCGCTTGCGGCATTGACTTTGGCACTTCCAACTCGACCGCCGGTATTGTTACCCCGCAAGGCGCCCAATTGCTGGCATTGGAAGAAGGTAAACTTACTTTACCTTCCGCGGTGTTCTTCAATCTGGAAGAAGACACGATGGCCTATGGTCGTGCCGCGCTGGCCGAATATCTGGAAGGCTATGAAGGCCGTCTGATGCGCTCGATGAAAAGCCTGCTTGGCAGCAGCCTGATGGATGCCGGCACCGAAATCGGCGGGCGACATTTATCGTTTAAAAACCTGATCGGCCACTTAATCGGTGAAGTGAAAACCCGCGCCGAACAATCGGCAGGTCGTTCTTTCGATTCAGTCGTGCTTGGTCGCCCGGTGCATTTTGTTGACGATGATAAGGCAGCAGATGATCAAGCGGAAGCTACGCTGGCCGAGATCGCCCGCGGTTTGGGTTTTAAAGAAGTTAGCTTTCAATTCGAACCGATTGCTGCTGCGCACGATTACGAGCAGCGAATTGAAAAAGAAGAGTTGGTACTCATCGTCGACATCGGCGGTGGTACATCGGATTTCTCACTAGTCCGCCTGTCACCCGAACGCAGGGGTATGGCCGACCGATCAGCAGATCTATTGGCCAGCGGCGGTGTACATATCGGGGGTACTGATTTCGACAAACGCCTGTCGCTCTCCGGCGTAATGCCCGAGCTGGGCATGGGCACCTTGCTGACCAATAACGCCGAATTTCCCAATAGCGTGTTTTTCCAGCTTGCCACCTGGCACACGATTAACTTTGCCTACACGCGCAAAATGTGGCGCACTTTCCAAGATATTTCACCTGAAGTGGTCGATAAAGTGCGCTTTGAGCGGCTGCTGAACGTGATTCGCCAGCAAGCCGGACACCATCTGGCCATGCGCGTCGAGGAAGCCAAAATCGGCTTATCAAATCAGCTCAGCGTCGCACTCGATCTGGTCGAAGCCGAAAAGGGGCTGATGGCCAATATCAGCCGCGATACGTTTGAAAACGCGATTGCGCAAGAAACCCGCCGCGTCTGCGCGTCGGCCTTGGCCACACTGGCGCAAGCTGGCGTCGCGCCCGATGCGGTCGATACGCTTTTTTTCACCGGTGGCTCATCCGCCGTACCGGCACTGCGCAGCGCACTATCCGCGGCCTTCCCCGTCGCTCGCGCGGTTGAAGGCGACCATTTTGGCAGTGTGGGTTGTGGCTTGGCGGTCGTGGCGCAACAGCGGTATGGTTGA